A region from the Nitrospirota bacterium genome encodes:
- a CDS encoding YHS domain-containing protein, whose amino-acid sequence MAKDPVCGMEVDEEKASKITYKDKMYYFCYASCQWAFEDSLESLRSRSWQKRYGARRCKMSVLTEVMKEESIIHDKDRETPCPDCPVESAFERGNGSDSQDERGIISGFSCFS is encoded by the coding sequence ATGGCTAAAGATCCTGTTTGCGGGATGGAGGTGGATGAAGAAAAAGCTTCTAAAATTACATACAAGGATAAAATGTATTATTTCTGCTACGCCTCGTGCCAGTGGGCCTTTGAGGATTCGTTGGAGTCCCTAAGGAGCAGGAGTTGGCAGAAAAGATACGGGGCACGGAGATGTAAAATGTCTGTACTGACGGAAGTTATGAAGGAGGAGTCGATAATACATGACAAGGATAGAGAGACTCCCTGCCCTGACTGTCCGGTAGAGTCTGCGTTTGAAAGAGGGAATGGCAGCGATTCACAAGACGAACGTGGGATAATATCGGGGTTTTCTTGTTTTTCATAA
- the ftsH gene encoding ATP-dependent zinc metalloprotease FtsH: MEKKQQFSLWYFVVTLLILIVLQTYLFVPHAENLSYSDFKVLLKAGKVSDLSLGERTITGILNKEGLEGFLPKEKIDKLKQFGKGEHRFVTVRVNDLSLIQELEAANVRFTGREENTWFSTLLSWILPAVFFFALWSVLIKRMGAASGMLEIGKSKAKVYMEKQTGVTFDDVAGIDEAREELMEVVEFLKNPQRYCRLGGKIPKGVLLVGAPGTGKTLLAKAVAGEAGVPFFSMSGSEFVEMFVGVGAARVRDLFAQAQQKAPCIIFIDELDALGKVRGFNPIGGHDEREQTLNQLLVEMDGFKTEKGVIIMSATNRPEILDPALLRPGRFDRHVALDRPDLKGRENILRVHAKHVTLAPDVNLSVIAAKTPGFVGADLANLVNEAALLASRKNKNGVEMTDFDEAIDRIVAGLEKKTRVMNPMEKKTVAYHEAGHALVAESRSHADKVSKISIIPRGVAALGYTQQLPTEDRYLLKKTELLDRLDVLLGGRVAEEIVFSDVSTGAQNDLQRATDMVRHMVTRYGMSETLGLATFKEPSATFLNVPMPQGQREYSERTAQAIDEEVKKLLDDAHARVKETLISKRMTLEALAKVLLEKEVVDRTTLEKMKANRNA, from the coding sequence ATGGAAAAGAAACAACAATTTTCTCTTTGGTATTTTGTGGTCACGCTTTTGATTCTGATTGTGCTTCAGACCTATCTGTTTGTACCGCATGCCGAGAATCTCTCTTATAGCGATTTCAAGGTGCTCCTGAAGGCCGGAAAGGTGTCGGATCTCAGTCTGGGGGAACGGACCATTACAGGGATCTTAAATAAGGAAGGGCTTGAGGGATTTCTTCCAAAAGAGAAGATTGACAAGCTGAAGCAATTTGGCAAGGGAGAGCACCGCTTCGTAACGGTCCGTGTGAATGACCTGTCCCTGATCCAGGAGTTGGAGGCCGCAAACGTGCGCTTTACCGGCCGGGAGGAAAACACCTGGTTCTCAACCCTGCTCTCCTGGATTCTTCCCGCGGTTTTCTTTTTCGCCCTGTGGAGCGTTCTCATCAAGCGTATGGGGGCAGCCAGTGGTATGCTGGAGATTGGTAAGAGTAAGGCCAAGGTCTACATGGAGAAGCAGACCGGAGTGACATTTGACGATGTGGCCGGCATAGATGAAGCGCGCGAAGAGCTGATGGAGGTGGTAGAGTTTCTCAAAAATCCCCAGCGGTACTGCCGCCTCGGAGGGAAAATCCCCAAGGGGGTTCTGCTTGTGGGGGCTCCCGGAACTGGCAAGACTCTGCTTGCCAAGGCGGTAGCCGGGGAAGCCGGAGTCCCGTTCTTTAGCATGAGTGGTTCGGAGTTTGTCGAAATGTTTGTAGGGGTGGGGGCGGCCCGTGTGCGGGACCTCTTCGCACAAGCTCAGCAGAAGGCCCCCTGCATCATTTTCATTGACGAACTGGATGCCCTCGGAAAGGTTAGGGGTTTTAACCCGATCGGAGGACACGACGAGCGCGAGCAGACGCTTAATCAGCTTCTGGTGGAGATGGATGGATTCAAAACGGAAAAAGGTGTCATCATTATGTCCGCCACCAACCGGCCCGAAATTCTGGATCCGGCATTGCTGCGCCCCGGGCGTTTTGACCGGCATGTGGCTCTCGACAGGCCGGACCTGAAAGGCAGGGAGAATATACTCCGTGTCCATGCCAAGCATGTGACCCTTGCTCCGGATGTAAACCTTTCCGTGATTGCTGCAAAGACACCTGGATTTGTTGGGGCTGATCTGGCCAATCTGGTGAATGAAGCGGCCCTTCTGGCTTCGCGAAAAAACAAGAACGGCGTGGAAATGACAGATTTTGACGAAGCCATTGATCGAATCGTGGCTGGCCTTGAGAAAAAGACTAGGGTGATGAATCCAATGGAAAAAAAGACCGTGGCCTATCATGAGGCAGGCCATGCCTTGGTGGCTGAGTCCCGTTCTCATGCCGACAAAGTTTCGAAGATTTCCATCATCCCCCGTGGTGTGGCAGCACTGGGTTACACCCAGCAGCTTCCCACGGAGGACCGGTACCTCCTGAAGAAAACCGAGCTACTGGATCGTCTTGATGTACTATTGGGAGGTCGGGTAGCTGAGGAGATCGTCTTTAGCGATGTCTCCACTGGGGCGCAGAATGATCTCCAGCGGGCTACCGACATGGTTCGCCACATGGTCACCAGGTATGGAATGAGCGAAACCCTGGGGCTGGCCACCTTCAAAGAGCCGTCGGCGACGTTCCTCAACGTCCCTATGCCTCAGGGGCAGAGGGAATACAGCGAGCGGACCGCCCAAGCGATCGACGAGGAGGTTAAAAAGCTCCTGGACGACGCTCATGCCCGCGTGAAGGAGACCCTGATCAGCAAGCGGATGACACTGGAAGCTCTGGCGAAAGTTCTTCTGGAAAAGGAGGTAGTGGATCGAACTACGCTGGAGAAGATGAAGGCAAATCGGAATGCATGA
- a CDS encoding isoprenylcysteine carboxylmethyltransferase family protein, with translation MMSDAPAYGLWPLVIINSLIFIIFAFSFTKPHTARDWRSFGAFSAFLVALFTEMYGFPLTIYLLSGWLQSRYPGVNWFAHDSGHLLEMLFGWRTNPHFGPFHILSFIFIGGGFSVLASAWRVLYAAQQTHILATTGPYASIRHPQYAGFVLIMFGFLVQWPTLLTVVMFPVLVFMYIRLARREEREVVAKFGDEYARYAARTPGFFPHLRSRGGSQERNTRSGGHH, from the coding sequence ATCATGAGTGACGCGCCCGCATATGGACTCTGGCCGCTGGTGATTATCAATTCGTTGATCTTTATCATTTTTGCCTTCAGCTTCACCAAGCCGCACACGGCGCGGGACTGGCGTTCATTCGGCGCCTTCTCGGCCTTCCTCGTTGCGCTATTCACCGAGATGTACGGTTTTCCGCTAACGATTTACCTGCTGTCGGGCTGGTTACAGAGCCGCTATCCGGGCGTTAACTGGTTCGCGCACGATTCCGGTCACCTCCTGGAGATGCTCTTTGGCTGGCGCACCAATCCTCATTTTGGTCCGTTTCACATACTGAGTTTCATCTTCATCGGCGGCGGCTTCTCCGTGCTCGCGAGCGCCTGGCGGGTGCTGTATGCGGCGCAGCAGACCCATATACTTGCGACCACGGGGCCGTACGCCAGTATCCGCCATCCGCAGTACGCTGGCTTCGTGCTCATCATGTTCGGGTTCCTTGTGCAATGGCCGACGCTGCTGACGGTAGTCATGTTTCCGGTGTTGGTTTTTATGTACATACGCTTGGCGCGTCGGGAAGAGCGGGAGGTTGTGGCGAAGTTCGGCGACGAGTACGCACGGTACGCGGCACGCACGCCTGGCTTTTTCCCACACCTCCGCTCCAGGGGCGGTTCGCAGGAGCGCAATACCAGAAGCGGCGGTCATCATTAA
- a CDS encoding DUF2933 domain-containing protein has product MHTSHETNGRWGLRWGLTLLAFLGIAAFFLLTEHRAHFFGVLPWLLLLAFFVLHFWMHWGRGGRRTHDGDKHTGHRRDKS; this is encoded by the coding sequence ATGCACACTTCACACGAGACAAATGGCCGCTGGGGATTGCGCTGGGGACTGACACTCCTCGCCTTTCTTGGCATTGCTGCTTTCTTTCTTTTAACGGAGCACCGGGCGCATTTCTTTGGTGTATTGCCATGGCTGCTGCTGCTCGCGTTTTTCGTGCTGCATTTCTGGATGCACTGGGGGCGTGGAGGGCGCCGTACTCACGATGGAGATAAACATACCGGCCATAGGAGGGATAAATCATGA
- a CDS encoding site-2 protease family protein: MFRLIGYSEKGGKKEGTEPSEKDVVKEAEGQPSDITAQTAPIIKTMEGLFSWDVFFVNSISTVGDTVMFEGNLKAKPAVALDTLTGRFKDKFGNKYQLFLQQDSDERPVIVVVPTNEAAIGEKAKAASNPLINILLFMATIVTTTMAGASHQGVNLLVEPSKFTIGLPYAFGIMAILGIHELGHYILARRHGIVTTFPYFIPIPFGLGTFGALIQMKSLVKDRKALFDTGIAGPIAGLIVAIPILFIGLRYSMVIKDGSEAGVSLSSSVLLAFIARLSLGDAISVSHTVMLHPLAFAGWLGLMITALNLLPIGQLDGGHISHGLFGRKRAEIIAHVAFFAIIILGIFVWSGWLFWAILVFFLSGAKGMPPINDVTELDRKRVVIGAIAFVLLFLILSPLPHVFYRSLGLHCPYI; encoded by the coding sequence TTCCGCCTTATCGGTTACAGTGAAAAAGGCGGGAAAAAGGAAGGAACTGAGCCATCGGAGAAAGATGTCGTTAAAGAAGCAGAAGGGCAGCCTTCAGATATCACGGCTCAAACCGCCCCAATTATTAAGACGATGGAAGGCCTTTTTAGCTGGGATGTATTCTTTGTGAATAGTATCAGCACTGTTGGCGATACGGTAATGTTTGAAGGCAACCTGAAAGCAAAGCCGGCGGTTGCACTGGATACATTAACAGGGCGGTTTAAAGATAAGTTTGGTAATAAGTATCAGTTGTTTTTGCAGCAGGATTCCGACGAAAGGCCTGTTATCGTTGTTGTACCAACGAATGAGGCGGCTATTGGCGAAAAGGCAAAAGCAGCATCCAATCCTTTGATAAATATTTTACTTTTCATGGCCACAATTGTAACAACCACTATGGCAGGCGCCTCACATCAGGGTGTAAACCTCCTGGTAGAACCATCAAAATTTACCATCGGGCTTCCCTACGCATTCGGGATAATGGCTATCCTTGGGATTCATGAACTTGGCCATTACATCCTTGCCAGAAGGCACGGTATCGTTACTACATTTCCCTATTTTATACCGATCCCCTTCGGCCTTGGGACATTCGGCGCCCTTATCCAGATGAAATCGCTGGTAAAAGACAGAAAGGCCCTTTTTGATACAGGGATTGCGGGGCCAATAGCAGGTCTTATTGTAGCCATCCCGATTCTCTTTATAGGGCTTAGGTATTCTATGGTTATTAAGGATGGCAGTGAGGCCGGCGTAAGCCTGTCATCTTCTGTGCTTTTAGCTTTTATTGCAAGGCTTTCTCTCGGGGATGCAATCAGCGTGAGCCATACAGTAATGTTGCATCCACTCGCCTTTGCGGGCTGGCTCGGCCTGATGATAACTGCCTTGAATCTGCTTCCCATAGGGCAACTGGACGGCGGTCATATCAGTCATGGGTTATTTGGCAGAAAAAGGGCAGAGATTATTGCGCACGTGGCATTTTTCGCCATTATTATCCTCGGCATATTTGTATGGTCAGGATGGTTATTCTGGGCAATACTCGTGTTTTTCCTTTCAGGCGCCAAAGGTATGCCACCCATAAATGACGTAACAGAACTTGACCGTAAACGTGTCGTAATAGGTGCTATAGCATTTGTCCTGCTCTTTCTCATCCTGTCGCCGCTGCCTCATGTGTTTTACCGGTCCCTTGGGCTACATTGCCCTTATATTTAG